In a single window of the Cydia amplana chromosome 4, ilCydAmpl1.1, whole genome shotgun sequence genome:
- the LOC134663241 gene encoding DNA-directed RNA polymerase II subunit RPB1: MATTNDSKAPVRQVKRVQFGIISPDEIRRMSVTEGGIRFPETMEGGRPKLGGLMDPRQGVIDRSSRCQTCAGNMTECPGHFGHIDLAKPVFHIGFITKTIKVLRCVCFYCSKLLVSPTNPKIKEVVMKSKGQPRKRLTYVYDLCKGKNICEGGEDMDLGKEGEEAKKGSGHGGCGHYQPSIRRQGLDLSAEWKHVNEDSQEKKIIITAERVWEILKHITDEESFILGMDPKFARPDWMIVTVLPVPPLSVRPAVVMFGAAKNQDDLTHKLADIIKANNELQRNEQSGAAAHVLADNIRMLQFHVATFVDNDMPGMPKAMQKSGKPLKAIKARLKGKEGRIRGNLMGKRVDFSARTVITPDPNLRIDQVGVPRSIAQNLTFPELVTPFNIDRMQELVRRGNAQYPGAKYIVRDNGERIDLRFHPKPSDLHLQYGYKVERHLRDDDLVIFNRQPTLHKMSMMGHRVKVLPWSTFRMNLSCTSPYNADFDGDEMNLHVPQSMETRAEVENIHITPRQIITPQANKPVMGIVQDTLTAVRKMTKRDVFLTKEQVMNLLMFLPTWDGKIPQPCILKPQPLWTGKQIFTLIIPGNVNMIRTHSTHPDEEDDGPYKWISPGDTKVVVEHGELLMGILCKKSLGASAGSLLHICMLELGHETAGRFYGNIQTVINNWLLLEGHSIGIGDTIADPQTYQEIQRAIVKAKDDVIEVIQKAHNMELEPTPGNTLRQTFENQVNRILNDARDKTGGSAKKSLTEYNNLKAMVVSGSKGSNINISQVIACVGQQNVEGKRIPFGFRKRTLPHFIKDDYGPESRGFVENSYLAGLTPSEFYFHAMGGREGLIDTAVKTAETGYIQRRLIKAMESVMVHYDGTVRNSVGQLIQLRYGEDGLAGETVEFQNLPTVKLSNKAFEKKFKFDPSNERYLKRIFNEEIIKELTESGYVIADLESEWEQLNKDREVLRQIFPSGESKVVLPCNFKRMIWNVQKIFHINKRMPTDLSPIKVIQGVKDLLKKCVIVAGEDRLSVQANENATLLFQCLVRSTLCTKFVAEEYRLSSEAFEWLIGEIETRFQQAQVNPGEMVGALAAQSLGEPATQMTLNTFHFAGVSSKNVTLGVPRLKEIINISKKPKAPSLTVFLTGGAARDAEKAKNVLCRLEHTTLRKVTANTAIYYDPDPQNTVIAEDQEFVNVYYEMPDFDPTKISPWLLRIELDRKRMTDKKLTMEQIAEKINAGFGDDLNCIFNDDNAEKLVLRIRIMNNEESKFQDNDEETVDKMEDDMFLRCIEANMLSDMTLQGIEAIAKVYMHLPQTEAKKRIIITEQGEFKAIAEWLLETDGTSLMKVLSERDVDPIRTFSNDICEIFQVLGIEAVRKSVEKEMNAVLQFYGLYVNYRHLALLCDVMTAKGHLMAITRHGINRQDTGALMRCSFEETVDVLLDAASHAEVDPMRGVSENIIMGQLPRMGTGCFDLLLDAEKCKHGMEMGGLGVGMGVGGGMYFGVGTPSMTPLMTPWSTQNTPGYGSSVWSPGQVGSIMTPGGPSFSPSGASDASGLSPAYSAWSPQPGSPGSPGPPLSPYASPAGASPSYSPTSPVYAAASPSLTPASPHYSPTSPSYSPTSPNYSPTSPMYSPASPSYSPTSPGYSPTSPSYSPTSPSYSPTSPSYSPTSPAYSPTSPSYSPTSPSYSPTSPSYSPTSPSYSPTSPAYSPASPGYSPSSPSYSPTSPVYSPASPSYSPSSPNYTPTSPAYSPTSPSYSPTSPAYSPTSPSYSPSSPKYSPTSPNYSPTSPSVAGGSPTYSPTSPQYSPTSPQYSPASPAYSPSSPQHPGSTRYSPSSPNYSPSSPNYSPSSPGYSPSSTKYSPTSPTYTPTSPNYSPSSPAYSPSSAGPTSYSPTSPNYSPTSPSYNEDDD; encoded by the exons ATGGCTACCACGAATGACTCAAAGGCGCCCGTGCGCCAAGTAAAAAGGGTACAGTTTGGTATAATTTCACCAGATGAAATA CGTCGTATGTCAGTCACGGAAGGGGGTATCCGCTTCCCCGAAACCATGGAAGGCGGAAGACCTAAGCTTGGGGGCCTTATGGATCCTCGACAAGGGGTGATCGACAGAAGCTCTCGATGCCAGACGTGTGCTGGCAACATGACAGAATGCCCTGGACACTTTGGCCATATTGATCTAGCCAAACCAGTATTTCATATTGGTTTCATaacaaaaactataaaagtatTAAGATGTGTTTGTTTTTACTGCTCAAAACTGCTTGTCAGTCCG aCAAATCCAAAGATAAAGGAAGTTGTAATGAAGTCAAAAGGACAACCTCGTAAAAGATTAACATATGTGTACGACTTATGTAAGGGCAAAAATATTTGTGAGGGTGGAGAAGACATGGATTTGGGGAAAGAAGGAGAGGAGGCTAAAAAAGGCTCTGGCCACGGAGGTTGTGGTCATTACCAGCCTTCGATCAGGAGACAGGGACTTGACCTTTCTGCTGAATGGAAACATGTCAATGAAGACTCCCAAGAGAAAAAGATCATAATTACGGCAGAAAGAGTTTGGGAAATTTTAAAACACATTACTG ATGAGGAGTCCTTTATTCTGGGAATGGATCCTAAATTCGCCAGACCAGATTGGATGATTGTCACAGTTCTACCTGTACCTCCATTGTCAGTGCGGCCAGCTGTGGTCATGTTTGGGGCTGCCAAGAATCAAGATGATTTGACACACAAACTGGCTGACATCATCAAAGCAAACAATGAATTACAAAGGAATGAACAGTCGGGTGCTGCAGCTCATGTTCTCGCTGACAACATTAGAATGCTTCAGTTCCATGTGGCCACTTTTGTTGATAATGACATGCCTGGTATGCCAAA AGCTATGCAAAAATCGGGAAAACCACTTAAAGCAATCAAAGCGCGACTGAAGGGCAAAGAAGGAAGGATCCGAGGAAATCTCATGGGAAAACGTGTTGATTTCTCAGCACGTACTGTCATTACTCCAGATCCGAACTTGCGTATTGATCAAGTAGGAGTACCCAGATCTATTGCTCAAAACTTGACATTCCCAGAGTTAGTAACACCATTCAATATAGACAGAATGCAGGAGCTTGTACGGCGAGGCAATGCTCAATACCCAGGGGCCAAGTATATTGTTCGCGACAATGGAGAAAGGATAGACTTGAGATTTCACCCAAAACCATCAGATTTGCATTTACAATATGGATACAAAGTGGAACGCCATCTGAGAGATGATGACTTGGTTATCTTCAATCGTCAGCCAACACTACACAAAATGAGTATGATGGGCCACAGAGTAAAAGTACTGCCATGGTCAACTTTTCGTATGAATTTGAGTTGTACTTCTCCTTACAACGCCGATTTTGACGGAGACGAAATGAACTTGCACGTGCCTCAGTCCATGGAGACTCGCGCTGAGGTAGAAAATATTCACATAACACCCAGACAGATTATTACTCCACAAGCTAACAAACCCGTCATGGGTATTGTGCAGGACACTCTTACTGCGGTTCGAAAAATGACTAAGAGAGATGTGTTCTTGACCAAAGAACAGGTCATGAACCTTCTGATGTTCTTACCGACTTGGGATGGTAAAATTCCTCAGCCTTGCATTTTGAAACCCCAGCCACTGTGGACTGGAAAGCAAATATTTACCCTGATCATCCCAGGTAACGTAAACATGATTCGCACACATTCCACACATCCTGATGAAGAAGATGATGGGCCTTACAAATGGATTTCTCCCGGAGACACTAAAGTAGTAGTAGAGCATGGAGAGCTCCTCATGGGAATATTGTGTAAAAAGTCACTTGGTGCCTCTGCTGGTTCTCTTCTTCACATTTGCATGTTGGAGCTGGGCCACGAGACTGCTGGCCGATTTTATGGTAATATTCAAACTGTGATCAACAACTGGCTGTTGCTGGAAGGCCATTCCATTGGTATTGGAGACACTATTGCCGATCCGCAAACATATCAAGAAATTCAGAGAGCTATAGTTAAAGCCAAGGATGATGTAATAGAGGTCATTCAAAAAGCTCACAATATGGAGTTGGAGCCTACGCCTGGTAATACTCTCAGGCAGACATTCGAAAATCAAGTGAATCGTATTCTAAATGACGCTCGTGATAAAACTGGTGGATCAGCTAAGAAATCACTGACTGAGTACAATAACCTCAAAGCTATGGTGGTATCAGGTTCCAAGGGTTCCAACATTAACATTTCCCAGGTTATTGCTTGTGTGGGACAACAAAACGTTGAAGGTAAACGTATTCCATTCGGTTTTCGAAAGAGAACTCTGCCACACTTCATCAAAGACGATTATGGTCCTGAGTCCAGAGGTTTTGTAGAAAATTCATACCTTGCCGGCCTTACTCCTTCAGAGTTCTACTTCCACGCCATGGGAGGTCGTGAAGGTCTTATTGATACTGCCGTAAAGACTGCTGAAACTGGTTATATCCAACGTCGTCTCATAAAGGCTATGGAGTCTGTAATGGTTCACTACGATGGAACCGTGCGTAACTCTGTCGGACAGCTTATCCAGTTGAGATACGGCGAGGACGGCCTCGCTGGAGAAACTGTAGAGTTCCAAAATCTACCAACTGTGAAACTGTCTAACAAGGCATTTGaaaagaaattcaaatttgacCCTTCAAATGAACGTTACCTAAAGAGGATATTCAATGAAGAAATTATTAAAGAGCTCACGGAATCCGGATATGTTATTGCCGATCTTGAAAGCGAATGGGAACAACTGAACAAGGACAGAGAAGTGTTGCGTCAAATCTTCCCCAGTGGAGAATCTAAAGTTGTACTCCCATGCAACTTTAAGAGAATGATCTGGAATGTTCAAAAGATTTTCCATATAAACAAACGAATGCCGACAGACCTGAGTCCCATCAAAGTTATACAGGGAGTCAAGGACCTTTTGAAAAAGTGTGTCATTGTAGCTGGCGAAGATCGCTTATCCGTACAAGCTAATGAGAATGCCACTCTGTTGTTCCAATGTCTAGTGAGATCTACTCTTTGCACGAAGTTTGTTGCTGAAGAATACAGATTGTCAAGTGAAGCTTTCGAATGGTTGATTGGAGAAATTGAGACTCGCTTCCAACAGGCTCAAGTGAACCCTGGAGAAATGGTGGGTGCCCTGGCCGCGCAATCTCTCGGAGAACCTGCCACGCAGATGACACTGAACACTTTCCATTTTGCTGGTGTGTCATCCAAAAACGTAACCCTTGGTGTGCCACGTCTGAAGGAAATTATCAACATTTCCAAGAAACCAAAGGCGCCTTCTCTAACCGTGTTTCTAACAGGCGGTGCGGCTCGAGATGCTGAGAAAGCTAAGAATGTGCTTTGCAGGCTGGAACACACGACGTTGCGTAAAGTGACCGCTAATACAGCTATTTATTATGATCCTGATCCTCAAAATACTGTTATTGCTGAAGATCAAGAATTCGTAAATGTCTACTATGAAATGCCTGACTTCGATCCGACAAAGATTTCGCCCTGGCTTCTTCGTATAGAGTTGGATCGTAAGAGGATGACAGACAAGAAACTTACCATGGAACAGATCGCAGAGAAGATTAACGCCGGATTTGGAGACGACTTGAATTGTATCTTCAACGACGACAACGCGGAAAAACTTGTATTGCGTATCAGAATCATGAATAACGAAGAAAGCAAATTCCAAGACAACGATGAAGAGACTGTAGATAAAATGGAAGACGACATGTTCTTGCGTTGTATCGAAGCCAATATGTTGTCAGACATGACTCTACAGGGCATAGAAGCTATCGCTAAAGTATACATGCACTTGCCTCAAACGGAGGCGAAGAAACGCATCATTATCACTGAACAGGGAGAGTTTAAGGCTATTGCCGAATGGTTATTGGAAACTGACGGTACTTCTCTTATGAAAGTATTGTCCGAGAGAGACGTCGATCCGATCAGGACGTTCAGTAACGACATTTGCGAAATATTCCAAGTGTTGGGTATCGAGGCTGTGCGTAAATCAGTAGAAAAGGAAATGAATGCTGTGCTGCAGTTCTACGGTCTATACGTGAACTACCGGCATCTGGCGTTGCTTTGTGACGTCATGACGGCTAAAGGTCACCTCATGGCCATCACCCGTCACGGTATCAACAGACAGGACACTGGTGCGCTCATGAGGTGCTCCTTCGAGGAAACGGTGGACGTGCTGCTGGACGCGGCCAGTCATGCTGAAGTGGATCCTATGAGAGGCGTGTCGGAAAATATTATCATGGGACAGTTACCAAGAATGGGCACAG GTTGTTTCGATCTACTCCTCGACGCCGAAAAATGCAAGCACGGCATGGAAATGGGAGGTCTCGGCGTCGGCATGGGCGTCGGCGGCGGCATGTACTTCGGCGTGGGCACGCCGTCCATGACGCCGCTCATGACGCCCTGGTCCACGCAGAACACGCCGGGCTATGGCAGCAGTGTCTGGTCTCCTGGTCAAG TTGGGAGCATCATGACCCCCGGCGGCCCGTCCTTCTCGCCGTCCGGCGCGTCGGACGCGTCGGGCCTGTCGCCCGCCTACAGCGCCTGGTCGCCGCAGCCCGGCTCGCCCGGCTCGCCCGGCCCGCCGCTCTCGCCGTACGCGTCCCCGGCCGGCGCCTCCCCGTCCTACTCCCCCACCAGCCCCGTGTACGCGGCCGCCTCTCCGAGCCTCACCCCGGCCTCCCCGCACTACTCGCCCACCAGCCCGTCCTACTCGCCGACCTCGCCCAACTACTCGCCCACTTCACCGATGTACTCGCCGGCCTCGCCGAGCTACTCGCCCACGTCGCCCGGCTACTCGCCGACCTCGCCGTCGTACTCGCCCACGTCGCCCAGCTACTCGCCGACGTCGCCGAGCTATTCCCCGACCAGCCCGGCTTATTCTCCCACGTCCCCGAGCTACTCGCCCACTTCGCCCAGTTACTCGCCGACGAGTCCTTCCTACTCGCCTACGAGTCCGTCGTACTCGCCGACGAGTCCCGCGTATTCGCCCGCCTCACCGGGTTACTCGCCGTCGTCGCCGAGCTACTCGCCGACCAGCCCCGTTTACAGTCCCGCGTCACCGAGCTATTCTCCATCGTCGCCGAATTACACGCCGACTTCCCCCGCTTATTCTCCGACGAGCCCGTCGTACTCTCCCACTTCTCCGGCGTATTCACCTACTTCGCCCAGCTATTCGCCGTCGTCGCCTAAATATTCTCCGACTTCGCCGAACTACTCGCCGACGTCCCCGTCGGTTGCGGGCGGCAGTCCGACATATTCGCCGACCAGCCCGCAATACTCGCCGACGAGTCCTCAGTACTCGCCGGCCAGCCCGGCTTACTCGCCTTCGTCGCCCCAACACCCGGGCAGCACGCGTTACTCGCCGTCCTCGCCGAACTATTCCCCGTCTTCACCGAACTACTCGCCGTCGTCGCCGGGCTACTCGCCCTCCTCGACCAAGTACTCGCCGACGTCGCCCACGTACACCCCTACCTCGCCCAATTACTCTCCCTCGTCCCCTGCCTACTCTCCTTCTTCCGCCGGTCCGACCTCCTACTCCCCGACTTCACCAAACTACTCGCCGACTTCACCGTCGTATAACGAAGATGACGATTAG